The DNA sequence GACCTGCCGGTGCGGCGGCGACATGCTGAGATCCTGAGATCGGGAAGAGACGAGGAACCACCTCATGCGCAAGCCCACGCACGCACTTCGCGGCGCCGCGCTCGGCGCGGTGTCCGCGGCCGCCGCCGTGGCCGTGGCCGTGGCCGGGACCGGACCGGCCCACGCCCAGACCCACACGCCGGCGGCCCGGACCACGGCGCAGGCCGTCCCCCGGAGCACGCCCGCCCACCTCGTGCCGAGGGAACTCCCGCCGCATCCGAAATCCGACTGGTACGCGAGCGATGTCACCAAGGGCCTGCCCGAGACCGCTCCGTTCTGCGTCGAGAAGACCCTGCCGTCGGCTGGGGCGACCCACCGCGCCTTCTGGACCGAGTACGACACCGGCGCCACCCAGATCGTGGTCAGGACCGGCACGGTGGAAGCCGCCCGTAAGCTCGCCGCCGCGGCCGAGCAGAAGATCCGCAACTGCGCCGCCGACTGGCAGCGCGACTACCCGCAGGGCACCGCCTCATGGCGGGACTACGGCGCGCTGACAGCCGAGGACGGCGCCCACGTCTACGGTGTCCACACCTCGTATCCGGACTCGGAGCCCGGCATCCACCTCTTCGGGGTGGGGCGCGACGGCCGGACCGTCACCGTCGTGGCCTGGGGGCAGATGGGCGACTACGACCAGGCGCCGCTGGCCGACTTCAAGCGGACCACCGCCACCGCCGTGGTCAAGCTGTACCACCCGTGACGGGGACGGGTCCCAAGAGGGTCCGAGGAAGATGACGGGCCCGAGGGGTCTGACGGGGAGCCGGGCCTGAGGGGGAGCCGGGCCTGAGGGGGAGCCAACGGACAGCTGATGGGGGATCAGTCGGCGACCCGAGGGGGAGGGCCCGAGAGGGGAGGGCCCGAGGGGAGGGCTCGACGGGGGCTGGAGGGGAGGGCTCGACGGGGGAGGGGGACCGGTGGCGGCAACGCGGGGGCACGGGGGTGCGCGCGTCGCCGTCACCTCCTCACCTCCCCGGAGCCCGGTGGCTCGCGCGTCCCGCGCTCACTCCGCCGAATCGGCGTCAAGCCCGACGGGCTGGGCCGCCATCTCCCGCAGGCCGGCATCAAGACTGATCCGCGGTCGATAGCCGAGGTCGGTGCGGGCGGCGAGCGGCGACTTCCGCCGGATGGGGGCCGAGCACGAGGTGGCGGTCAAACGAACGGATCGCAAGACCGTGATCCACCCACGGGTGGGCCGCCTGCTCCTGGACTGCGAGACGCTCGTCGGACTCGACCGCCAGCAGCGACTGATGGTGCTCACCCCCGCCGACCACGAGAGCCGCGAACGCCTGCGACTGCTCCAGGTGCTCGGCCTCCAAGAATTTCCCCAGGCGTACGGAACGCCGTCCCCGGACGGTGACGTCGCCGCCTCCTAGCGAGGCCGCACACCCGGGCGGGTGGCCGATATGGTCGGAAGACGCCGCACCACAGGACGCCCGACCGTCGGAGGTTATCCGTGCCGAACGGCTCGCTCTCCCTCGCCGCCTCGCTCTACCTGCTCTCCTACGACCCCGAGACCGGCCGCCCCACCGGTGCTCACACCGCCCTCCTGGTCCGCGCCGCCGCCCTCACCGAACTCGTCCAGCGGGGCCTGCTCACCGACAGCGACGGCAGCCCCTGTCCGGTGGCCGACGCGCTCACCGGGGACCAGGTGCTCGACGGGCTGCTGGAACTGATCGGTGAATCCCGGCCACGCAGCTGGCAGGTCTGGGTGGGGCACCACCCGCGGCTCACCGAGCACGCGGTCCGCGACCAGATGGTGGCGGCCGGCTATGTGCGGCAGAAGGGGAGGCGGGTGCTGGGGCTGTTCCCGGCCAAGGAGTACGTGCTGGAACGGCCCGAGCAGGCGGCCGGGATGCGGGACGACGCGGTGCGCGCGCTGCACGGTGGGCAGCCGGCGGCCGATGTGTCCGAACGGGACGCGGCGCTGGTCACCCTCGCGGCCGCGGGCGAGCTGCGGACGGTGGTGACGGCCACGGACGCCAAGGTCCGCAAGGACCGGATCCTCGAACTGGGGGAGCGCTGCGGAGGCATGGGTCCGGTGCTGGAGAAGGCGATCGCGCAGGTGCGGACGGCGCTCGCCGCCGCCGTCGTCACGACCATGCTGACGACGACCACGGTCACGACCACGACCTGACCCCTCACCGTGGCGGCCGCTCAGCCGCCGGTACCGGCCTCAGCCGGCTGTACGGCCTCAGCCGCCGGTACCGGCTCAGGCGTCGTTCAGCAGCGATGCCAGCCCCCCGTCCAGGTCGAGCTCCCCGGCCTCGTGGCCCTCGGGCACGACGGCGTACGAGCGGCCGAGGAATCTGCGGAGGTCGCCGGTGTCGAACTGGACCATGGCCATGCCCTCCGGGGCGTGGAACTCCAGGACCGTCCGCTGCGGTCCGCACGGCCACATCTGCACGTCCCCGCTGCCCGCCGGGCCCCGCAGCCCGGCCGCGAGCAGCTCCCGCCCGAACGTCCACTCCACGGCGGAGCCGTCGAGGGACGCCGAGGGCGGAAAGGAGACATGGACGGCGAACGGGTCGTTCCGCTCATAGTGCAGACACGCCGGGATCGCGCGTGACTCGGGTGTCGACGCGATGAGCTGCGCCTGGACGGCTTGGTCGATGACTGTGGTCACGTCGGCTCCCTTGCGATGGGTGCGGGGCGCTGTTCCCTTACGACTTACGACTCCCTACGACCGTTAAGACGTCTGGGCGATGAGGGCAGTGCACCCGTTTTCGGAGTGACGTGCGTCACGACTGATTTTTCGCCGGGACATACGGCATTTAGGGTGGCCAAACCATGCAAGGTCTCGGGCGCCGTGCGGAGCTGTTACAGAACGTCGGCAGTGTCGAGGCACCCGTCCCAGGGGTTGTTCCACCATGACCGAAGGTCCCGCGGCGCTCGACGCGGCCGCGTACACCCGTATCTACGAAGCCGAATATCCGCGTCTGTGCGGATATGCCCGAACTCTTACCGATAACCCCTGGGTTGCGGGGGACCTGGTGGCCGAGGCGCACTACAGCGTCTGGCGCCGGCTGCGCGCCGGGCACCCCCTCGGTGCCGACGCCGTCCCGGCCGAGCTGACGGGCGCCGTAAGGGCGCTGTCGGCCGGGGTGGGGAGCTGGGGTCCGCCGCAGCAGGCGTCGTACCTCGAACCGCTCGTCCAGGTCCTCGACGAGCTGCCGCAGCGATGGGTCAAGGCGCTGTGGCTCACCGAGGTGGACGGGCTCCCGCCGGAGGAGGTGGCGCGGCGGGCCGGGGCCGGTCCGGACGGCGCGGCGGCCCTGGTGGAGCGCGTCCGGGAGAGCGTGCGCCAGGAGTTCCTGCGCGCCCAGCCCGGCTATCCGGCGAGCGCCGCGTGCGGTGGGTACTGGGAGCGGCTGCCCGGCCATGTGCGGGGCACGGACTCCCCGCACGAGGCCGAGCAGCTCGCGGTGCACGTCGACGGCTGCCGGGACTGCCGGAGCCGGATGGAGCAGCTGGTGGCGGCCGACGGGCGGCTGCCCGCGCTGACCGGCCCGGCCCTGCTGGCGCTGTACGACCGGGACCAGGCGCGCTTCCTGGCGCCGCTGGTGGCCGCCGGTGCGCTGGGCGCCGTGGGGGCCGCCGGGGCGAGTGCCATGGCGACCGGCGGTGCGCATGCGGCCCGCTCGGGCGGGCCGCTGGTCACCACCCGCCGGTCCATACGTCACCTCGCTCGCGGGCAGGTGCGCCAGGCGGGGCCGGTGGCGGTCGCGGCGGCCGGGGCCGGGGTGATACTGGTCGCCGGGGCGGCGATCATGACGGGACTGGCGCTGACGGACGGCGGCGCGGCGGAGGCGCAGCAGCCCGCGGCGGCGTCGACACCGCCCATATCGAGCACGTCGGACTCTTCTTCCGGTTCCTCTGGTTCTTCTGGTTCCTCCAGCCCGTCCGGCTCCCCGTCCCCGACCGGTTCCGACGCGTCGGCCACGTCCGGGGCCTCGCGGCATGCGGACGGGGCGCGGTCGGGCGCTCCGGGGGAGGCGTCCCGGAGCCGGCCGGCCACGTCGAGCGCGCCCACGGGACACTCCCCGACGGATGTGCCCTCAAGCGCCGTATCGCCCTCGCGGAAGGCACCGTCGCCCTCTTCCTCCGCTTCCTCGTCCTCGTCGGGCGGCCCGTCGCACCGGCCGACCGCCGAACCGACCCAGGAGCCGACCGACGCCGGGACGACGGCCCCGCAGGACACCCCGAGCGAGCGGCCGACACGGCCCACGGCGAAGCCGACCGACAACGGCTCCGACGACGGCTCCGGCTCCGACTCCGACGGTTCCCGGGACTGCGTCTCGCTGGTGGTCCGGCTCTGCGTACGCTGACCTCGCCCCGGTGGTCGTACACGGTCACCGGGGTTCAATTCGTTCAGCCTCAATCACGGACTGTGTCAAGAGCGTTGCCCTCCGGAGCGTAAGCTCGAAAACGAGCCAGCGGTCCCAGCCGGACAGCGGGACCAGGAGGGATGGACCAATGACGTTCCAACCGCGCGAACTCTTCCCTGACCGCTCCGCACGCGACCTGTTCGGCGCGGAGGTCCGTCGCCACCGCGAGAAGGCGGACATGTCGCTGCGGCGGCTGTCCGAGGTACTGAACTACAGCAAGTCCCACTTGGCGCGCATCGAGGCGGCCGAATCGCTGCCGTACGACGACCTACCGGCGAAGCTGGACGCGTGCTTCGGCACGGACGGGTTGTTCGCGAGGCTGCACGCGCTCGCGAAGAACGAGCCGTTTCCCGGTAAGTACCGTCGGGTGGTGGAGATCGAAAGCCGGGCGGTCGTCATCGAGCAGTACATCAGCGGAAGTGCTTCCGGACTGCTCCAGACGCCGAAGTACGCGGAGTCATTGATGCGCAGTGTCCATCCGCATGCGCCGCACGCGGAGATCGAAGCGATGGTCAAGGCTCGTGTCAACCGGCAGGCGTTGTTGGATCGCCCCAAGCCGCCACGCTGCTGGTTCATCCTCGACGAGGCTGTACTGCGCCGCTCCGTTGGCGGGCCAGAGGTAATGCGTGATCAGTTGGCGTCTCTGATCCAGCGTGGGACAGAGTCACATCTGAGCATCCAGGTGCTTCCCTTCTCGGCGGGAGAGCATTCAGAGATGCTGGGCGGCGCGCTGACGCTCTACACGATGCCCGAGGGACCACAAGTGGCCTACGAGGAAGGCAGCCGGTCCGGGAGCATCGTCGAGGACCGAGAGGGAGTCGCAGTGCGCCGAGAGAACTACGATCTGCTCAGGGCCATGGCCCTCTCGCCTCGCGACTCGAAGGCGATGATCCGAGCCGTCATGAAGGACTGGACCCATGTCGATCAACCCGGACCTGAGCACTGCCGCGTGGCGCAAGAGTAGCTACAGCAATGGTGATGGCGGCGAATGCGTCGAGGTCGCCGACAACCTTCCCGGCCTCGTCCCTGTCCGCGATTCCAAGAACCCGGACGGCCCCGCCCTCATATTCCCCGCCGGATCGTGGGCCGCGTTCCTGGCCTCCTTCAAGGCATAGAAGATCGCCGCATGCTGGAACACGAACGGCTTCATGACCACGCACCGTAGCGTCGTGGCGGTGAACAGGCGTCCATAGCAGTCGAGTTGAGCACGGCCGACCGAGGTCATTCGGATTGGTGGTGGAGGCGAGCCATGAGAAAGGCACGTGCGGGTCTTACGGCGTTCGAGGCCCGTGCGGGAGAGGCCGCGCGGACTCTGCTGCACAACCAGGGCTACGACGGCGGGTGGGGTCTCACGCTCACGTCGGTGTCGTCGATCGTCAACACGAGTGAGGTCCTTCCGATCCTGCGGGCTGCCGGCCTCGCGGGGCAGCCGGTGCGCCAGGCGCTCGACTTTCTGACCGGCGCCATTCCGGGGCACTGCCGACCACGTCACAAGGGCGGTCGTGGCGAGCACACCCGCTTCGTCGCCTTCGGTCTGACCGGACTGCTGTCGCACCCACGTTTCTTCCACCATGACGGTGTGGTGGAGGCCGCGGCCTGGTGCGTCGGCTGGCTCGACGACCATCGCGTCGACCACGGCTGGCCCGAGGTACTCGGTCTCGACGACACCTCGCTGCACCAAACCGCCCTTGCAGTGCACGGGCTCGCCCAGCTCAGGGACACCCTCCACGAACTCGGCCCGGGTCTCGTCCTCCCCGGCGGAGTGGACACCACGAGCCTGCTGGGGCGAGTCGAGCCACTGATCGACCACGGCGTCCACGGTCTTCTCTACCACCGTCGACCCAGCGGCGCCTGGGGGTGGCGCACCTACGTCGATACGGACCCGAGCCCGAGCAAGACCGCGCTGTGCCTGTTGGCCCTCTCCGCGGTTGCCTCCGGGGCCGGTCCCGGAGGCGAACCGGCCTACCGGGACGCGCCCCGGGAAACCGGAAGCGCCCACGGCCCGGTGCGGAAGAAGCGGCTGTCCGAGGCGGTCGTCGAGGCCGGGCAGTGGCTGCTGCGCAACCACCACCGCTGGGAGACCTTCGTCGAGGACGACAAGGACGTACAGGGCACTGCCTGGGAGCATATGGCGTACGCGCTGTGCACCCAGGCCGCCATCCGGCCGGCGCCAACCCACACGATCCCCGGCTGTCCAAGGCGTGGCGGCTGATGGACGACCTGTGGGAGCCCGAGGCCGGGATGTGGAACGAACCCGGCGCATCCGGCAAGCGTTCCACTATCCGCGCGGCGTACTACACCGTCTCGGCCTACCAGGAGGCCCTCGGCCGTCTCGCCCGGATCGGCCTCGGCGAGGAGGCGGCCGGGTCCGGTGACAGCGACATTGCGGCGGAGATCCCCTTGAGGAGCGCTGAGCTTGCCGCTGGGTACAGGGTCCTGCTGACCACACCAGACATCGACGGCCCGGTCGTGTGTGAGCTGTCGGAGCGGCTGTTCGACCTGGCGAAGGTCGTGCACGACGGCCCCGGCGAGGGCATGTCGACCGAGCAGATCGCCCAGGCGCTATTCGTTGCGCCGTCCTCGGTGC is a window from the Streptomyces luomodiensis genome containing:
- a CDS encoding helix-turn-helix domain-containing protein, coding for MTFQPRELFPDRSARDLFGAEVRRHREKADMSLRRLSEVLNYSKSHLARIEAAESLPYDDLPAKLDACFGTDGLFARLHALAKNEPFPGKYRRVVEIESRAVVIEQYISGSASGLLQTPKYAESLMRSVHPHAPHAEIEAMVKARVNRQALLDRPKPPRCWFILDEAVLRRSVGGPEVMRDQLASLIQRGTESHLSIQVLPFSAGEHSEMLGGALTLYTMPEGPQVAYEEGSRSGSIVEDREGVAVRRENYDLLRAMALSPRDSKAMIRAVMKDWTHVDQPGPEHCRVAQE
- a CDS encoding GOLPH3/VPS74 family protein; translated protein: MPNGSLSLAASLYLLSYDPETGRPTGAHTALLVRAAALTELVQRGLLTDSDGSPCPVADALTGDQVLDGLLELIGESRPRSWQVWVGHHPRLTEHAVRDQMVAAGYVRQKGRRVLGLFPAKEYVLERPEQAAGMRDDAVRALHGGQPAADVSERDAALVTLAAAGELRTVVTATDAKVRKDRILELGERCGGMGPVLEKAIAQVRTALAAAVVTTMLTTTTVTTTT
- a CDS encoding MmyB family transcriptional regulator, translating into MRAASGDFRRMGAEHEVAVKRTDRKTVIHPRVGRLLLDCETLVGLDRQQRLMVLTPADHESRERLRLLQVLGLQEFPQAYGTPSPDGDVAAS
- a CDS encoding DUF397 domain-containing protein, translated to MSINPDLSTAAWRKSSYSNGDGGECVEVADNLPGLVPVRDSKNPDGPALIFPAGSWAAFLASFKA
- a CDS encoding SsgA family sporulation/cell division regulator; the protein is MTTVIDQAVQAQLIASTPESRAIPACLHYERNDPFAVHVSFPPSASLDGSAVEWTFGRELLAAGLRGPAGSGDVQMWPCGPQRTVLEFHAPEGMAMVQFDTGDLRRFLGRSYAVVPEGHEAGELDLDGGLASLLNDA